In Novipirellula artificiosorum, one DNA window encodes the following:
- a CDS encoding IS110 family transposase, which translates to MKILALDLGKFNSVCCFFDTKTRKSRFLTTPTERQHIASVLKNAKVDLVVMESCGPSGWINDLAQSLGLSTLVCSTNEEAWRWANVKRKTDKDDALKLARLAAMRELKPVHLPSQEHREFRSLVKYRKMLDRRINKTKNTIRAWFVNHGITIDSGDKAWHTGREHINSFRKPIQECGADELWKGELDIELTILDSLTQQLDMIVKKLEAIGKTDPRIVRLMTIPGVGPRTAEILLALIKHVATMDNQYRPPDALTSTNESDHRGFSNHFYTQLFYQHNLLRRFGKPKHHSLRPTPRRRPTQV; encoded by the coding sequence ATGAAAATTCTCGCTCTTGATCTCGGCAAATTCAACTCCGTCTGCTGCTTCTTTGACACCAAAACCCGAAAATCACGCTTTCTTACTACCCCCACCGAGCGGCAACACATCGCTAGCGTCTTGAAGAACGCCAAGGTGGACCTCGTCGTGATGGAGTCGTGCGGCCCCTCAGGGTGGATCAACGACTTGGCCCAATCGCTCGGCCTCTCCACTCTCGTTTGCTCGACCAACGAGGAAGCTTGGCGATGGGCCAACGTCAAACGCAAAACCGACAAAGACGATGCACTCAAACTCGCTCGATTGGCCGCCATGCGGGAACTCAAGCCGGTCCATCTGCCCTCGCAAGAGCACCGCGAGTTCCGCTCGCTGGTCAAGTATCGCAAGATGCTCGACCGACGTATCAACAAAACCAAAAACACCATCCGTGCCTGGTTCGTCAACCACGGCATCACGATCGACTCGGGGGACAAGGCGTGGCACACAGGACGCGAGCACATCAACTCATTCCGCAAACCAATCCAAGAGTGTGGAGCCGACGAACTCTGGAAGGGTGAACTCGACATCGAACTGACGATCCTCGATTCATTGACACAGCAATTGGACATGATCGTCAAAAAACTCGAAGCGATTGGTAAAACCGACCCACGCATTGTACGTCTGATGACGATTCCCGGTGTCGGACCTCGAACGGCTGAGATCCTGCTCGCCTTGATCAAACACGTAGCCACGATGGACAACCAGTATCGGCCGCCTGATGCCTTGACATCGACGAACGAATCGGACCATCGTGGCTTCTCAAACCACTTCTACACCCAACTCTTTTACCAACACAACCTATTACGGAGATTCGGGAAGCCCAAACATCATTCACTAAGACCGACGCCAAGGAGAAGACCTACCCAAGTGTGA